One window of the Rufibacter radiotolerans genome contains the following:
- a CDS encoding helix-turn-helix domain-containing protein, giving the protein METEHLKLIETEAEYERMLARIDELFDAKPDSEESKELQLLMLILNKYEEEHFAIEEPDPIEYIKIRMEELGLTQADLVPYMGNKGNVSKVLNRKRSLSLEMIRNLHKGLGFPLEILVADITPHSDKNAA; this is encoded by the coding sequence ATGGAAACGGAACACCTAAAATTAATAGAGACAGAAGCAGAATATGAGCGAATGTTAGCCCGTATTGACGAACTGTTTGACGCCAAACCAGATAGCGAAGAATCAAAAGAACTCCAATTGCTCATGCTTATCTTAAATAAATATGAAGAAGAGCACTTTGCCATAGAGGAACCAGACCCTATAGAGTATATCAAAATCCGCATGGAAGAATTAGGGCTTACCCAGGCAGATTTAGTTCCCTATATGGGCAATAAGGGCAATGTCTCAAAAGTCTTGAACCGGAAGCGATCTCTTTCTTTGGAGATGATCAGGAACCTGCACAAAGGTTTAGGTTTTCCGCTAGAAATATTGGTAGCCGATATTACCCCGCATTCAGACAAAAATGCTGCGTAA
- a CDS encoding 3'-5' exonuclease encodes MNFITLDFETATPERDSPCEIGLTFVQNGQIMGTQSWLIKPKSYPYFNGMNISIHGIKPQDVKNSPTFDTVWQELKPLLENQLVIAHNASFDMSVLRATLNTYRLPFPELQYACSVQFSKQVWQGLPQYDLKSLCNRHGIQFKHHRAAADSYACAELTLRALEKMACSCLEDFPEKLKVNFGRLFEGGYTASSVKKAPKPRKAFPF; translated from the coding sequence ATGAACTTCATCACCCTTGACTTTGAGACGGCTACCCCTGAGCGGGACAGCCCGTGTGAGATTGGACTAACTTTTGTGCAGAACGGACAAATCATGGGTACCCAGTCCTGGCTCATTAAACCCAAATCGTATCCGTACTTCAATGGCATGAACATCAGCATTCATGGCATCAAGCCCCAGGACGTGAAGAACAGCCCTACGTTTGACACCGTCTGGCAGGAGTTGAAGCCTTTGCTGGAAAACCAATTGGTCATTGCCCACAACGCCAGCTTTGACATGAGCGTGCTGCGGGCCACTTTGAATACCTACCGCCTGCCGTTTCCTGAACTGCAGTATGCCTGCAGTGTGCAGTTCTCCAAGCAGGTTTGGCAGGGTTTGCCGCAGTATGACCTCAAGTCGCTTTGTAACCGGCATGGCATCCAGTTCAAGCACCACCGTGCCGCCGCAGACTCCTACGCCTGCGCCGAGCTAACCTTAAGGGCTTTGGAAAAGATGGCCTGCAGCTGCCTGGAAGATTTCCCGGAGAAACTCAAGGTTAACTTCGGAAGGTTGTTTGAAGGCGGATACACGGCCTCCTCGGTGAAGAAAGCACCAAAGCCCCGCAAGGCGTTTCCGTTTTAA
- a CDS encoding putative signal transducing protein codes for MPLTKDTLVTIATYSGSIDAHMAKNKLESEGVMAFLFDENMVSLNPLYNISIGGIKLKTLASDAEKALEILNGMNALPYTNEQDVPVACPRCGSEDISYAYDSRSNLKNIGGFLLGLITFSLPLLSKDKYKCGQCGLEFQKDQS; via the coding sequence ATGCCCTTGACCAAAGACACCTTAGTTACCATTGCCACTTACTCCGGGTCAATTGATGCGCATATGGCCAAGAACAAACTGGAAAGTGAGGGCGTGATGGCGTTCCTGTTTGATGAGAACATGGTATCGCTTAACCCGCTGTATAACATCTCCATTGGCGGCATCAAACTGAAAACCCTGGCCAGCGACGCAGAAAAAGCCCTGGAGATTTTAAACGGCATGAACGCCCTGCCCTACACCAATGAGCAGGATGTACCCGTGGCCTGTCCGCGCTGCGGCTCAGAAGATATCTCCTACGCCTATGACTCCCGAAGCAATCTTAAAAACATTGGGGGCTTTCTGTTGGGCCTGATTACCTTCAGTCTGCCGCTCTTGTCTAAAGACAAATACAAATGCGGGCAATGCGGCCTGGAATTTCAGAAAGACCAATCCTAA
- a CDS encoding SixA phosphatase family protein, giving the protein MKQKLTFLLFLSWCCLTATFLLGCTQNNTATGTTGTNATAKKETVVYLVRHAEKDTSDPKNEDPNLTPAGQQRAEALKTLLAQEPVAALYATKYVRTRQTLQPIAQSKSLPIATYEAHNFKGLAQTIKEKHPGQTVVVAGHSNTLLPLVEALGGKKPFAEITDAQYDYLFKLTLESGQETRVEVLQVGEANVAPVK; this is encoded by the coding sequence ATGAAACAGAAACTTACCTTCCTGCTTTTTCTTAGCTGGTGCTGCCTTACCGCTACTTTCCTGCTGGGCTGTACCCAAAACAATACCGCCACCGGTACCACAGGCACCAACGCCACCGCCAAAAAAGAAACGGTGGTGTACCTGGTTCGGCACGCCGAAAAAGACACCTCTGACCCCAAGAACGAAGACCCCAACCTGACTCCCGCCGGACAGCAGCGGGCCGAGGCCCTGAAAACCCTGTTGGCTCAGGAACCGGTGGCTGCCTTGTATGCCACCAAGTACGTGCGTACCCGGCAAACCCTGCAACCTATTGCGCAAAGCAAGTCATTGCCCATTGCCACCTATGAGGCGCATAATTTCAAGGGCTTAGCCCAAACCATCAAAGAAAAGCACCCCGGCCAGACCGTAGTAGTGGCCGGACACTCCAATACGCTGCTTCCCCTGGTAGAAGCCCTGGGCGGTAAAAAGCCCTTCGCGGAGATCACCGATGCCCAATATGATTACCTGTTCAAACTCACGCTGGAAAGCGGCCAGGAAACCAGGGTGGAGGTGCTGCAAGTAGGCGAGGCCAACGTGGCGCCAGTTAAGTAA
- the fabG gene encoding 3-oxoacyl-[acyl-carrier-protein] reductase, protein MKLLEGKIALVTGASKGIGRAIAKKYAEQGASVAFTYLSSVEKGQQLEQELAEYGIQAKGYRSDASDYAQAEQLVENVVKDFGKLDVLVNNAGITKDGLLMRMSEEQWDAVINTNLKSVFNLTKAATKHMMRAKSGSIINMTSVVGIKGNAGQANYAASKAGIIGFTKSVALELGSRNIRSNAIAPGFIETDMTDELDAATVAEWRKAIPLKRGGAPEDVANACVFLASDLSSYITGQTLQVDGGMLT, encoded by the coding sequence ATGAAATTATTGGAAGGAAAGATTGCCTTAGTAACCGGCGCCTCCAAAGGCATTGGCCGGGCCATTGCCAAAAAATATGCCGAACAAGGCGCCAGCGTGGCGTTCACCTATCTCTCCAGCGTGGAGAAAGGCCAGCAACTGGAGCAGGAACTAGCCGAATACGGCATTCAGGCCAAAGGCTACCGCTCAGACGCCTCAGACTACGCCCAGGCCGAGCAATTGGTAGAGAACGTGGTGAAGGATTTCGGGAAGCTCGATGTGCTGGTAAATAACGCCGGCATTACCAAAGACGGACTTCTCATGCGTATGAGTGAAGAGCAGTGGGATGCGGTGATCAACACCAACCTGAAGTCGGTCTTCAACCTCACCAAGGCGGCCACCAAGCACATGATGCGCGCCAAAAGCGGATCTATCATTAACATGACCAGCGTGGTAGGCATTAAAGGCAATGCCGGTCAGGCCAACTACGCCGCCTCTAAAGCCGGTATCATCGGGTTCACAAAATCAGTAGCCTTGGAACTGGGTTCCAGAAACATCCGCAGCAACGCCATCGCCCCCGGCTTCATTGAAACCGACATGACCGACGAGCTGGATGCTGCCACCGTAGCCGAATGGCGCAAAGCTATTCCCTTGAAACGCGGCGGTGCCCCCGAAGACGTAGCCAACGCCTGCGTGTTCCTGGCCTCTGACTTGTCTTCCTACATCACCGGCCAAACCCTGCAGGTAGACGGCGGAATGCTGACTTAG
- a CDS encoding pseudouridine synthase translates to MRYLLLNKPFEVLTQFTDEAGRQTLKDYVTVPGVYPVGRLDYDSEGLVLLTDDKQLQHRLSDPKFKVEKTYWVQVEGIPTEEALEQLDRGVVLQGKKTSPAKTRLLEDVHFWERSKPIRFRANIPTSWVEVKISQGMNRQVRKMTAAVGYPTLRLVRVAIGPLELGELQPGEFRELTVEEVKVLKGLAKPVNTFQRPYKKR, encoded by the coding sequence GTGCGTTACCTGCTCCTCAATAAGCCTTTTGAAGTACTCACCCAGTTCACCGATGAGGCGGGCCGCCAGACCCTGAAAGACTACGTGACCGTGCCTGGCGTGTACCCCGTAGGCCGCCTGGACTATGATTCTGAGGGCCTGGTTTTACTCACCGATGACAAGCAACTGCAGCACCGCCTCTCTGATCCTAAATTCAAAGTAGAGAAAACCTACTGGGTACAAGTAGAAGGAATTCCCACGGAAGAAGCCCTGGAACAACTGGACCGCGGCGTAGTGCTGCAAGGCAAGAAAACCTCCCCCGCCAAAACCCGCCTGCTGGAAGACGTGCATTTCTGGGAACGATCCAAGCCCATCCGGTTCCGGGCCAACATTCCCACTTCCTGGGTAGAAGTCAAGATCAGCCAGGGCATGAACCGCCAGGTCCGCAAAATGACCGCCGCCGTGGGGTATCCTACCCTGCGGTTAGTGCGCGTAGCCATCGGGCCTTTGGAATTAGGCGAATTGCAACCTGGGGAGTTCAGGGAGTTGACTGTAGAGGAAGTGAAAGTGTTAAAAGGGCTGGCCAAGCCGGTAAATACGTTTCAAAGGCCTTATAAAAAAAGGTAA
- the dnaK gene encoding molecular chaperone DnaK, which yields MGKIIGIDLGTTNSCVAVMEGNEPVVIPNSEGRRTTPSIVAFLDNGNGERKVGDPAKRQAITNPQNTIASIKRFMGRSFSEVKDEIQHVSYNVVAGANNTVRVKIGDREFTPQEISAMVLQKMKQTAEDYLGTTVTEAVITVPAYFNDAQRQATKEAGQIAGLDVKRIINEPTAAALAYGLDKKHADQKIAVYDLGGGTFDISVLELGDGVFEVLSTNGDTHLGGDDFDQVIIAWLADEFKSEENMDLRTDPMALQRLKEAAEKAKIELSSSSETEINLPYITATQTGPKHLVRKLTRAKFEQLADSLIRRSMEPVRKALKDAGLQPSDIDEVILVGGSTRIPRIQEEVEKFFGKKPSKGVNPDEVVAIGAAIQGGVLTGEVKDVLLLDVTPLSLGIETMGGVMTKLIESNTTIPTKKSEVFSTASDNQPSVEIHVLQGERPMARDNRTIGRFHLSDLPPAQRGVPQIEVTFDIDANGILHVSAKDKGTGKEQKIRIEASSGLTEEEIERMRKEAEANAETDRAAKEQVEKVNQADSMIFQTEKQLSEYGEKLSAGNKTAIEGALADLKKAHESKDLAAIDSAMTNINNAWQAASQEMYAATGGAGQPGPDAGFGGGQQQPGPDGSAGQTSGSDTVTDVDYEEVK from the coding sequence ATGGGAAAAATAATAGGCATTGACTTAGGAACTACCAACTCTTGCGTGGCCGTAATGGAGGGTAACGAACCAGTGGTAATTCCGAACAGCGAAGGCCGCCGGACTACTCCGTCCATCGTGGCATTCCTGGACAACGGGAACGGTGAGCGTAAAGTGGGTGACCCTGCCAAGCGTCAAGCTATCACAAACCCCCAAAATACCATCGCATCCATCAAGCGTTTCATGGGCCGCAGCTTCTCTGAAGTGAAAGATGAAATCCAGCACGTGTCATACAACGTGGTGGCCGGCGCCAACAACACCGTACGCGTGAAGATTGGCGACCGTGAGTTCACGCCGCAAGAGATCTCTGCCATGGTGCTGCAGAAAATGAAGCAGACCGCCGAAGACTATCTGGGCACCACAGTGACCGAGGCAGTGATTACGGTTCCTGCGTACTTCAATGACGCGCAACGTCAGGCCACTAAGGAAGCCGGACAGATTGCCGGTCTGGACGTGAAGCGGATCATTAACGAGCCTACCGCCGCCGCTTTGGCCTACGGTCTGGATAAAAAGCACGCTGATCAGAAGATTGCCGTGTATGACCTTGGTGGTGGTACTTTTGATATCTCGGTGCTGGAACTAGGCGACGGTGTGTTTGAAGTATTGTCTACCAACGGTGACACCCACTTAGGTGGTGACGACTTTGACCAGGTAATCATTGCCTGGTTGGCAGACGAGTTCAAGTCTGAAGAGAACATGGACCTGCGCACAGACCCAATGGCCTTACAGCGTTTGAAAGAAGCCGCTGAGAAAGCCAAGATTGAGCTTTCCTCTTCTTCTGAGACGGAGATTAACTTGCCATACATCACGGCTACGCAGACAGGTCCTAAGCACTTGGTGCGTAAACTGACCCGCGCTAAGTTTGAGCAGTTAGCAGATTCCTTGATCCGCAGATCTATGGAGCCGGTTAGAAAGGCCTTGAAAGATGCTGGTCTTCAGCCATCTGACATTGACGAAGTGATCCTGGTAGGTGGTTCTACCCGTATTCCAAGAATCCAGGAGGAAGTAGAGAAGTTCTTCGGGAAGAAGCCATCTAAGGGTGTGAACCCAGATGAGGTAGTAGCCATTGGTGCCGCTATCCAGGGTGGTGTCTTGACCGGTGAAGTGAAAGACGTTCTATTGCTAGACGTAACTCCTCTTTCTTTGGGTATTGAGACCATGGGCGGCGTGATGACTAAATTGATTGAGTCTAATACCACCATCCCTACCAAGAAATCTGAGGTATTCTCCACCGCTTCTGACAACCAGCCAAGCGTAGAGATTCACGTGTTGCAAGGTGAGCGCCCTATGGCCAGAGACAACCGTACTATCGGTCGTTTCCACTTGTCAGATCTGCCTCCAGCGCAACGCGGCGTTCCGCAGATTGAGGTGACGTTTGACATTGACGCCAACGGTATCTTGCACGTGTCTGCCAAAGACAAAGGCACCGGCAAAGAGCAAAAAATCCGCATCGAGGCTTCTTCTGGCTTGACTGAAGAGGAAATCGAGAGAATGCGCAAGGAAGCTGAGGCTAACGCCGAGACGGACCGCGCTGCTAAGGAGCAGGTAGAAAAAGTAAACCAGGCTGACTCTATGATTTTCCAGACGGAGAAACAGTTGAGCGAGTACGGCGAGAAACTTTCTGCCGGCAACAAAACCGCCATTGAAGGTGCTCTGGCTGACCTGAAGAAAGCACACGAGTCTAAGGACTTAGCCGCGATTGACAGCGCCATGACCAACATCAACAATGCCTGGCAGGCCGCCTCTCAGGAGATGTACGCCGCCACCGGCGGAGCGGGCCAACCTGGTCCTGACGCCGGATTCGGTGGAGGACAGCAGCAGCCAGGCCCAGACGGAAGCGCCGGCCAGACCTCTGGCAGCGACACCGTGACTGATGTGGACTACGAAGAAGTAAAGTAA
- a CDS encoding vWA domain-containing protein: MQSLQIHTVHSPWFALLCLAAGIGVAWLMYRRGGPWPTGLRWLLASLRALLVALVLFLLLEPYTRRIRQEEIKPKVVLALDNSQSVGLFTPKPQITATLQALDQMAERLTAKGLEVKRTSFQAGDSSLQTFSNIPFTAQTSNLHALLEKGITPYRDQNLAAVVLLSDGIHNQGPTPTFQLYDAPVYPVALGDTIPKPDIVLEEVQYNKINYSGTSFPLVATIRQAGFTGSSVQVLLQENGKTIQRRTLSLPRKATVEVPFQVSAAQPGKKHYEVVVQPLPKEFTAVNNRRHVYLDVIKGKLKVLLAAAAPHPDIKALRSALRTNPLLDVEIVLGPFQSPAFKTPYDAAILHQIPNTGNVGTDWLRRLRSAKVPTFYILGAQTDFSAFNQLQAGVQLNNPSPQFDEVQPVLNNAFQRFSTEPLALGRIKAWPPTAVTFGDWRVAPGTEVILRQQVGAVSSSKPLLLYKSSMPVPSAVLLTDGSWQWRLTEASDHGSAQIYDALMTHLVQLLANRRNEKRLHVFPVKDAFEVSEAVALQADVFNAVQEEIFGQQIAVTLTHEGSKQTQHRFRHEQGGEGLRLGNLPVGLYRYTATANVEGQTFKDTGEFLVQEQNLESLIALADHSLLQQLAERSETRLFYPNQLTQLEKALLEANFKTILRSHQEEKDLLEQYWYYFLLLGLACAEWALRRFYGSL; this comes from the coding sequence GTGCAATCACTCCAAATCCACACTGTCCATTCTCCCTGGTTTGCGTTGCTGTGTCTGGCCGCGGGCATTGGGGTAGCCTGGCTGATGTACCGGCGGGGTGGTCCCTGGCCTACCGGGCTGCGGTGGTTGCTGGCCTCGCTTAGGGCGCTGTTGGTGGCGTTGGTCTTGTTCCTGCTGCTGGAGCCCTATACCCGGCGCATACGGCAGGAAGAGATCAAACCTAAGGTGGTGCTGGCCCTGGACAACTCCCAATCGGTGGGCCTGTTTACCCCAAAACCCCAGATCACGGCCACCCTGCAGGCCCTTGACCAGATGGCCGAAAGGTTAACAGCCAAAGGTCTGGAGGTAAAACGCACGTCTTTTCAAGCCGGGGACTCCAGCCTGCAGACCTTCAGCAATATTCCGTTTACGGCCCAGACCTCTAACCTACATGCCCTGCTAGAAAAGGGAATCACCCCGTACCGGGACCAGAACCTGGCGGCCGTGGTGTTGCTCTCAGACGGAATCCATAACCAGGGCCCTACTCCTACTTTCCAGCTGTATGATGCGCCGGTCTATCCGGTAGCTCTAGGCGACACCATTCCTAAGCCAGACATAGTGTTGGAAGAGGTACAATACAACAAGATCAATTACAGCGGCACGTCTTTTCCGCTGGTGGCCACCATCCGCCAGGCTGGTTTTACCGGCAGTTCCGTGCAGGTGTTGTTGCAGGAAAACGGAAAGACCATTCAGCGCCGCACCCTTAGCCTTCCGCGTAAAGCGACCGTTGAGGTACCTTTCCAGGTGAGCGCCGCCCAGCCGGGCAAAAAACATTATGAGGTAGTGGTGCAGCCGCTGCCCAAAGAATTTACCGCCGTCAATAACCGCCGGCATGTGTACTTAGATGTCATCAAGGGCAAGCTAAAAGTCCTGCTGGCCGCCGCCGCGCCCCACCCCGATATTAAAGCCCTACGCAGTGCTCTGCGCACTAACCCGCTGCTAGATGTGGAAATAGTGTTGGGGCCTTTCCAGAGCCCGGCCTTTAAAACGCCTTATGATGCCGCCATTCTGCACCAGATCCCAAATACAGGTAACGTGGGTACCGACTGGCTCAGGCGGTTGCGGTCGGCTAAGGTGCCTACGTTCTATATCCTAGGGGCGCAGACAGATTTTTCTGCCTTTAACCAATTGCAGGCTGGGGTTCAGTTAAACAATCCGTCGCCCCAGTTTGATGAGGTGCAGCCCGTTCTCAACAATGCCTTCCAGCGCTTTTCTACAGAGCCACTGGCGCTGGGCCGCATCAAAGCCTGGCCTCCCACGGCCGTCACTTTCGGGGATTGGCGGGTGGCCCCGGGCACCGAGGTGATTCTCCGCCAGCAGGTGGGGGCCGTGAGCAGTTCCAAACCATTGTTGCTGTACAAGTCGTCTATGCCGGTCCCGTCGGCAGTGCTGCTCACAGATGGCAGTTGGCAATGGCGCCTCACCGAGGCCTCAGACCATGGCTCGGCCCAAATATATGACGCCTTAATGACCCACCTAGTGCAACTGCTGGCCAACCGCCGAAACGAGAAACGCCTGCACGTGTTCCCGGTGAAAGATGCCTTTGAGGTCTCTGAAGCGGTGGCCTTGCAGGCCGATGTCTTTAATGCCGTGCAGGAAGAGATTTTCGGGCAGCAGATTGCCGTCACGCTTACCCACGAAGGCAGCAAACAGACCCAGCATCGGTTCCGCCATGAACAAGGTGGCGAAGGCCTTCGTCTGGGCAATTTGCCCGTGGGCCTTTACCGCTATACCGCCACGGCCAACGTGGAAGGCCAGACCTTTAAAGACACCGGCGAGTTTCTGGTGCAGGAACAAAACCTGGAATCTTTGATAGCCCTGGCAGACCATAGTCTGCTCCAACAGCTAGCAGAACGCTCAGAGACCCGTCTCTTCTACCCCAACCAACTGACCCAATTAGAGAAAGCCCTGCTGGAGGCCAATTTCAAAACCATTCTCCGGAGCCACCAGGAAGAGAAAGACCTCCTGGAACAGTACTGGTATTACTTCCTGCTCCTGGGCCTGGCCTGCGCCGAGTGGGCCCTCCGCCGCTTCTATGGCAGCCTTTAA
- a CDS encoding type II toxin-antitoxin system HigB family toxin: protein MNVISLKKIKEYYTQNAGAKLPLTSWYKTTKHAEWKDLNALKKDFPSADLVKDGRVVFNIKGNHYRLVARVSFQYKSIMVKWIGTHAEYDKIDAGTI from the coding sequence ATGAATGTCATCAGCCTAAAGAAAATAAAGGAGTATTACACTCAAAACGCTGGTGCCAAACTACCTTTAACCTCATGGTATAAAACAACCAAACATGCTGAATGGAAAGACTTAAACGCTTTAAAGAAAGACTTCCCTAGCGCTGATTTGGTAAAGGATGGTAGAGTGGTATTCAATATTAAAGGTAACCATTACAGGTTAGTGGCTAGAGTGAGCTTTCAATATAAAAGCATCATGGTGAAGTGGATTGGTACCCACGCTGAGTATGACAAAATAGACGCTGGCACCATTTAA
- a CDS encoding tetratricopeptide repeat protein, with protein sequence MLLTSSFLRHSRFLLMVLLLTGAVSACNTARTHYKEGMERASKNDYSGAVREYDAAIAKRPNDGSLYRLRGVAKYEMEDFDGAFTDFTQAISLEPKDAESYKFRGDIKQNRLQYKEAIEDYNQAITHQPNYAKAYNNRGLNRAKLKDLKGALLDFSQAITLQEDYAVAYLNRANLYMRQKKYNPAMEDYDKAISYDANLAQAYYNRGVLKHTRKNRKGACEDWQKASDLGITQTAALLKRYCK encoded by the coding sequence ATGTTACTCACTTCCTCCTTCCTTCGGCACAGCCGATTCCTTTTGATGGTGCTGCTGCTCACCGGGGCTGTCAGCGCCTGCAACACCGCCCGCACCCATTACAAAGAGGGCATGGAGCGCGCCAGCAAAAACGATTACAGCGGGGCCGTGCGCGAATATGACGCTGCCATTGCCAAACGCCCCAATGACGGCAGCCTGTACCGCCTGCGCGGGGTGGCCAAATACGAGATGGAAGATTTTGACGGCGCTTTTACTGATTTCACCCAGGCCATTTCGCTGGAACCCAAAGACGCGGAGTCTTACAAATTCAGAGGAGATATCAAGCAGAACCGGTTGCAGTATAAAGAGGCCATAGAAGACTATAACCAGGCCATTACCCACCAACCCAACTACGCCAAGGCCTACAATAACCGGGGCCTGAACCGGGCCAAATTAAAAGACCTCAAGGGCGCGCTGCTGGATTTCAGCCAGGCCATTACCTTGCAGGAAGACTATGCCGTGGCTTACCTGAACCGCGCCAACTTGTATATGCGTCAGAAAAAATACAACCCCGCCATGGAAGACTATGACAAGGCCATTTCTTATGACGCCAACCTGGCCCAGGCGTATTACAACCGGGGCGTATTAAAGCACACCCGCAAAAACCGCAAAGGCGCCTGCGAAGACTGGCAAAAGGCATCTGACCTGGGCATTACCCAAACGGCTGCCCTCTTGAAACGGTACTGCAAATAA